The Phycisphaerae bacterium sequence TTGATCACGTAGTCCGCGCCGCCCAAGGCGCTGCGGCGGTCGGTCGTGGCGGAGACGTGCCAGCGCCCGCCGCCGACGCGCTCCGCGATGCGCTGCACGAGCCGGAAGGCCGGGTCCAGCCGGGCGGCGTCGATATCGACCAGCCGGAACTCACCGCCGTCGATCCCGGGCGCGAGCATGACATCGGTGCATAACGGGCGGGTGAACCCGCTGCCGGCCCCCAGGAAACAGATGTTCGGCATGCTTTGCTCCAGCACAGCTTGAACGCAGGTAGCAGTCTACGGCACTCGTCCCAGTGAAGCGAGCTGGGGCCGCGAGCGCCATTTCCGAGGCGCTTCGGCCGACCGCGGCGGTACAATTCGCGGCATGGCGGGTGACGAGTCTGCGCACGCCCCGAGGGTGGCCTGCGATGCCATGTGCGGCGGGCTGGCGCGCTGGCTGCGCGTACTCGGCGTCGACAGCAGCTACACGCCGGGGATCGATGACGGCGACCTCGTCGCCCACGCCCTGGCCGAGCACCGCATCGTGCTGTCCTCCGACGGGAAGCTCTTTGAGCGGCGGGTGTTTGCGACCGGCGCGCTGCGCGGGGTTCGCCTGCCGGTCGGGCTCAAGCTGCTCGACCAGGTGCGGTTTGTCGTCCGTGAGTTGCAGATCCAGCCTGAATTCCCCCGCTGCACGCTGTGCAATGGCGAGCTGGACGCCATCGGTCGAGAGGAGGTGGCGGACGTCGTCCCGGCCCGGAGCCTGATCTGGACAACGGAGTTCTACCGCTGCCGCGCCTGCCGACACGTGTTCTGGGAAGGCACGCATTGGCGCCGCATCCGGGCCGTGCGGGACCGGATCGCTGGCGACGGAAGGAGCTTGACGTCCGAGGCCGCCTCCAGCGACAATAGCCTATAGCACAACAGGAAGGGTCTATGTATGAATCTGGATACCATATATTGTGGTGACTCAATCAAGCTGCTCAACGGTTGGCCGGAGGGCAGCGTGGATCTCGTCTTCGCCGACCCGCCGTTCAACATTGGCTACGTTTACGACAATTACACGGACGACATGCCCAACGCGGAGTACGTGGAGTGGTCGCGGCAGTGGATGGCGGCGTGCCAGCGCATTCTGAAGGCAGACGGATCGGTTTATATTGCGATCGGCGACGACTTCGCGGCCGAGATTCGTGTGCTGGGCCGGCAACTCGGGCTGCACCTGCGCAACTGGATCATCTGGCACTACACGTTCGGCCAGAATGCCCGGACGAAGTTCAGCCGGGCGCACACACACATCTTCTACTTCACGAAGGACGCCAAGCAGTTCACGTTTAACGACCGTCTGCTGCGCTTCCCCAGCGCCCGGCACACGGAGTACCAGGATTTGCGGGCCGATCCGCTAGGTCGGCTGCCCGACGATGTCTGGGACGAGTTCCCGCGCGTCTGCGGCACGTTCAAGGAACGCGCCGGGTTCCACGGCTGCCAGATGCCCGAGGCCCTGCTCATGCGGATCGTGATGGCCAGCAGCCGGCCCGGCGAGATCGTCCTCGACCCCTTCAACGGTAGCGGCACGACCGCCGCGGCCGCGAAACGCCTGGGCCGGCGGTACGTCGGCATCGACCTCTCGCCCGAGTATGTGAAGCATTCGCAGGCGCGACTGGCCGCCGTGATTGACGAGAGCGTCGCGCGGCCGCACGACGGGCAGTGGCCGCCGCTGCATACCGAGTTCCTGCTCCAGCTTTACCGCGAGACCAAAGTCAGCCTGGCCAACCTGCTGCCCAACGAGGTGGCCCTGCGCGTGATCGCCGCCGGCTTGAGCGAGCGCGCGGGCGTGCAGTACGCGGTCGCGGATGTGCGGGCGGAGTTCGAGCGGCTGGCCGGTACAAAGGTCATGCCCAAGCTGCCGAACGACACCCCATTCGTGGCCCGCAACCACGTGACCACGGAGGGGAAGCGCTACGACCGCAAGATCGGCCGCGTCCGGAACCGCCGGAAGTCTACAAGAACCGACAACGGTCAATTCCTGCTGGCGATGTAGCGTTGGCGGCCTCCAGCCGGAATAATGGTGCGCCAACGGAGGTCGGCTCATGGCAGACTACGACGACTATGATGCGAACGGCTTGAACGGGGGCCGGTTGGCGGCGGCGGCGATGGCCGTCGGCGGCGGCCTGTGCGCCGTCATCACGACGCTCTGGTCGCTGGCGCGCTTCTGGGAACTGAGCCGCCAGGCACAACCGCTCCCCGCGCTGTCCGAGTTCCTGGGCACGGCGGCCCTGTTGCTGGTGGGTTGGGCGCTGGGGCTGCTCTTGTGGGGCGGCGCCGAGTTGCTCCGGCGGCTGGAGGCGCTCCGCGAGGCGTTGCGCACGACAACCCGCGGCAGCGCGAATGCGGGCCTCGCGGACAGTCTGCTGCGGGGCCGGGCGGCCGACGCGCACAGCGAGCAGCAGGCCCACATGCTCGAGGAGCTTGTGCACCTGACGCGCGAGCTGCGCGACATCGAGCTGCTGAGCGAGTCCGAGCGCGCCGCGCGCCTGGCGCATGAGTCCGCGGAGCTCGTCCGGCAACTGGAACACGACGTGCCCGTGCTGCTGCGCGAGCACAATCTCCACGAGGCGCAGCAGCGCCTGCAACGTGCTCGCCGCCGTTTCCCGTCGCTGCCCAACTGGGACGCGCTGGAGAAGCAGATCGAGCAGGCGCGGGCCAAGTTCGAATCGCACGACCTCAACGTGGCGACGCGCGAGGTCGAGGACCTGGCGGCGCTGGGGGCCTGGGACCGCGCCGTCGAAATCGTCCGCACGTTGCGCCAGCGACACCCCACGTCGGAAAAGGTGGCCGAATTGACGAAACGCATCGCCATCGCCCGCGACAAGGCCACCGCGGAGGAGCGGGCCCGCCTCATGTCGCAGGCCCAGGCCGCGAGCAGCCGCCGCGACTGGTCGGAGGCGCTGCGCCTGGTGGAGGCGCTGCTGGCGCGGTTCCCCGGCTCGGCCGAAGCGCAGGAACTCCGCACCCAGCTCCCGACGCTGAAAACCAACGCCGAGATTCAGAAGCGGCAGGAGATGGAGAACGCGATTCGCGACCTGGTGCGGCAACAGCACTTCACCGAGGCCCTGCGGATCGCCCACGAGCTGGTGAACAGCTATCCGGACTCGCCGCAGGCCCACGCCTTGCGTGAACAAATTCCCCGCCTGGAGCAACGCGCTGCCGAACTTGCGCGCCCATAGCGCCCGCGCCGCGCGGCCGCTAGCACGTGTTGGTATCGCGGATGACGATGGCCGTACTCGCCAGCCTGGCCGACATACTCCGGTCGTGCGGCCAATACCTGGCCGAGCCCGTTCTGCGCACCCCCTGGACGGACTGGCGCGGCTTCTGGCTTGAGAAAATCCTCGACGACCGCTTCGTCGTGGTTTACTTCCTGCCGCTCGTGCCGCTGCTCCTGCTGCTGCCCCGGCAGCGCCTGCGGCTCGGCATCGTTCTGACCGGACTGGTCTTCGCGGTCTATCTCTTTGGCGCGCTGTACGCCGCCCTGTGGCTGCTGACCTGCATCGCGTTCTACTGGCTCGCCGAGCGTTTCGCGATTGAGTGCCGGCGTACGGACGTGCTGCCGATCGGCCCGCCGCTGGCCGCCATCACGATCGTGGGCGGCTGGTACATCGTGACGATGGTCCTGCACAAGCTCAGCCTGCCGACACCGCTGAACGACTGGCTGTTCGCGCACGCCCGGTGGATCTTCCCGCTAGGGACGCGCGGACTGCCGTGGGAGCCGTTCCTGCTGCGCCTGCACGAATCCACCGCCAGCGGCCAGCCGGCCCAGCTCGTGTACGCCATGTTCTGGAACGCCCACAACATCGGGACGGCGTATCTCGCGGCGCGCCTGCTGCACTATTTCTCCGACCTCAGGCACGAGCGCATCCCCGCGGCGCGGCGGACACTGCTCAACTTCCTGGCGTACGTCTGCTACGCGCCGACGTGGATCCAGGGGCCGATCGAGCGCTATGGCGTGTTCCAGGATGAGCTCGACACCTGTCATGCCCGCCGCACGTGGCGCAACGTCCCCCCCGCCCTGACCCGCATCGGCTGGGGCGTGCTCAAGAGCCTGATTGTCACCTGGTATTTCCACCCGCTGTTCTGGCACGTGTATGGCCTGGGCCACGTCAACACGTACTACCAGCATCCGGAGCAGATCGCGAGTTTCGCGCTCCTGTACTTTGGCGTGTTCCTGCAGATCTTCGGGCTGTATCTCGAGTTCAGCGGGTACTGCGACGTTTCCGCCGGCGTGGCCCGCCTGCTCGGCTATCGCCAGATCGAGAACTTCAACTGGCCCTGGTTCGCGACCAGCATGCGCGACTTCTGGCGGCGCTGGCACATCAGCCTGTCCGCGCTGCTGCGCGACTACCTCTACATCCCGTTCGGCGGCAATCGCCGGCACACTACGCTGAACCTGTGCCTGACCTTCTTCATCATCGGGCTGTGGCACAAGCTGGTGCCGCAGGTCGGGATCTGGGGGATTGTGATGGGACTGATGGTCGCGGCCAGTCAGCACTGGGCACGCTGGACGAAGCGGCTCGAAGCGGAGCCCGCGCGACCGCTGGCGCGCCTCCGGCGCGGCTGGCTGAAGCTCCAGCCGCTGCCGTGGTTGACCGACTGGCTGATTACGCAGCACCTGTTCGTGTTTTCGCTGCTGATCTTCTTCGGCGGCGCGGGGGCCCTCAACGTCGTGCGCGAGATCTTGCGGCGCGTCTGGCAGTGGCTGGTGTAAGCCGGCCGCGCGACGTGCGAGCCGCGCGGGCGCGGGCTCAATCCTGCGACGTCAGCAGGTTGACGAACGGGTTGATGTCGCCGAAGTCCGCGAAGCCGTTGCCGTCGATGTCGCCGTTGAGCGGTGGACAGCCGGGGAAGCTGGTCTGCCACAGTTCCGGATAGGTCAGGCGCAACACGAACGGGTTGATGTCGCCGAAGTTCACGACGCCGTCACAATTGAGATCGCCCGGCAACAGCGGGGACAGGTCCACGGTGTACAGCCCGCGCCCGTGCGTGGCGGCCAGCAGCTTTGTGGAGTTGTGCATGAACAGCAGTTCGTCCACGCTGACGTTGGCCGGCCCGCGGTTGGTCGTGGACCAGCTCAGGCCGCCGTCCACGCTCTCGAAGATGCCCACCTCCGTGCCGACGTACAGCCAGTCGGACCGGTCAGGGTGGCGCGCGACACCGCGAATCGGGGCCGCCGGCAAGCCGGTCGCGCCCGTGCCGGTGACATCGTACCAGTTCGCGCCGCCGTCCAGCGTCTGCCAGAGGTTGTTCTCCGCGAAGCCGCCCAGCGCCACGTAGACCACCTGCACGTTGTCCGGATCAACCAGGATCCGCGTGATATAGCGGTCGGGCAGCGGGTTCGCGCCGGTGTTGTTGTCCACCGCGACCCAGCTCGGGCTCGCGTTCGTGCCGTTGGTCGTCCGGTGCAGTTCGCCGTTGTTCTGCCCGACCCAGATGATGTCGGAATTGCCCGGCGCTACCGCGATCGCGCTGATCCGGTCGGAACCCGGGGCGCGGATCGCCTGCCACGTGGGACTGATCGCCTTGACGTTCTCGGAGCGCCACAGGCTGGCGCCGCCCGCGAGCATGCGCTTCGAGTTGTTGGGGTCGAGAATGAACGGGGCGATGAAGTTCGCATTCGTGCCGGCATCGGCGATGCCGTTGTAGATGTAGTTGGCGCTGGCGCCGCCGTTCGTGGAGCGATGAATCTGCAGCGTGATGTACTCGCCATAGCAGTAATTCGGGGCCGTGGGATCGATGGCGCAGAAGCCGCCATCGCCACCGAAGGCGAGATTGGCCTGGCTATTGGCAGCGCTCAGGCAGAGCGTGCCGTTGTCCTGCGTGCCGCCGTACAGCCGGCCGGTGGGGCCGTCGCCGGCGGCGCCGTAGAACTGCGTGGTGGCGTAGGTCTGGTCGCGCTTCATCCAGCCGCTGCCGGTCGAAGCGGTGTAGATGTTGTCGGTCCGCCAGACGCCACCGTCGGTCCCGACGTATAAGCGCCGATTGGTGACGCCGTCGAAGCCGGCCTCGCAGGTGAACGTGTGAATATCCACGTGCGGCTGGACGGTCATGATGTAACCGTCGCTGATCTGCGTAAGGGTCGTGCCGCCGTTCACGCTCTTGAGGATGTTGTACCCGCCGGTGACGAGAAACTCGGGGTTCGTGGGATCGACCCACAGCGGGTTGGCATACCAGCTCACGCCGGACGTGCCGCTGGTCGTGCGCCGCGTGTACGAGTGGCCACCATCGGTGGAGCGGTAGATGACGCCGCCGTCGATCGCAACCGAGGCGTAGACGATGGCCGGATTGCTCGGGGCGTACGCGAGTTCGATGCGCGCCCCGAAGCCTGGCACGTTGCTCAGCCCGCTCGCGACGGTCCAGTTCGCACCGCCGTTGGTGCTGTACAGCGCGGCGTGGAACCAGTCGCTCGTGTTCCAGTCATAGTCGATGATCTGGGCGACAGCCTTGTTGCCGTTCGTGGGGTCAAAGGCCACATAGAACGAGCCCTGGGCCCACTTGGGGTTCGTCCAGCTCGCCCCGCCGTTCGTGCTGCGCTGAATCCCGCCGTAGCGCTTGGCTGCCAGGATCAGGTTGCTGTTGGTCGGGCTGACGGCGATGCGGCAGACGTTGTCCCAGCCGGCGGTGGACGGGAGCAGCGTCCATGAGTCGCCGTTGTCGGTGGACTTGTAGATGCCCGTGCCGCCGATCGCATCGGCGTTGAAGAAGCCTTCGCCGGTGCCGGCGTAGAGCACGTGCGGGTTGGATGGATCGCGGGTCAGGCAGCAGATGGCGAGATTGGGCAAGGCGTCGTCGACCGGGGCCCACGTCGCGCCGGCGTCGAGGCTGAGCCAGATACCCCCGCTGACGGCACCGGCGAGAATACGATTCGGGTCGGCCGGATCCACGAGGATGGCGCGGGTGCGGCCGCCGACGTTATCGGGTCCATGCGCGGTCCAATGGGCCGCATCGAGCAGGCCGGCCCGCGCGCTGGCGCGCTCGGTCCAGTAAGCGAGATTGGCGTCGCGTTGCGCCCGGGCGCGCAGCAGAGCGTCCGGGGCCACCTGGCCGTGTTCGTCCAGCCAGCTCAAGCGACGCCAGCGCATCGCCTCGTCCGGGTTCGTGGCGCGCGCGAGCTTGATGTAGGCGCTTGGCGCACGCCTGTCGGAATCGTCTGATCGCGATGCCGCTCGGGTACCGTTTCGGCACGGGCAGCGGCTGGAGCAACCCGCCAAGACAACACAAACCAGTAAACCGACGGCAACGCGCATGCCGAGCACCTCTTTCGTCACAGGGCGCAACCCTGGCCGGTCTGCAAACCGGTCGTGCCCCGCCCGTGTATCTGTACTGTATCTATCGGTCGTTCCGCGGCCAAGCGCCGTTTGGAGCCGGCGCGACCCCATCCGGACGGCGCGCCGCGTCTATTTGCATGTTTTTGCCGGCGAGCAGCCCGTATAATGAAACCAGCATGATGGGGATCGTTGACGTTCCTGACACCGAAGTCGCGGCGGCGGCGGCGGGCGCTAAAGACGCGCGCACACGCGTCCTCGGACTCCTTGCGCCGCGTGTGCGGCTGATGGTGCTTGCGCGTCTGAACCCCACGATCCTGCAGGGCGCGGCGGTCGACGACGTCGCGGAGGATGTGTTGCTCGCGGTGCTGGCCGGCTTGCCGCGCCTGGAGGTGCGGACACTGGCGGGCCTGCGCGCGTTTGTCTCGGGAGTCGTGACGCGCAAGGTGGCGGATTTCATTCGCGGCCGCGGAAACGGCCACCGGCCCGAGCGCAAAGTGCGCTCGCTCGATTCGACCATCGCCGACTTGTCGCACGCGGGCCCGGTGTGGGAGTTCCTCTCGGCCTCGGGCGCCTCGCCGCACAGCGCGGTCGACCAGGCGGAACGCATCGCACGGCTGATGTCCGAACTCGCCCGGCTCAAGGACTCGTACCGCCAGGTGATCACCCTGGCATTCTTCGACCAGTTGCCACTGAGTGAGATCGCGGAACAGATGGGATTGTCGCGGCCCGCCGCGTCCATGCTGTTAATCCGGGCCGTGCAGGCCCTGCGACAACAAGTGGCCGATCTGAACACGTCCGGCAACCACAATGGCAACCAGCGCGCCGACTGAACACGACGGGGATCCGGCGCTGCCGGATCGCCTCGACGCGGCGCTGGCCGACTTCTGGCGCGGCGATGCGGCAGCGCTCGAGGGTCTGGTCGCGGGCGCGCCAGGCTCCGGCCCGCCTGTGGAAGCGCTGTTTGGCGATTTGCACGCGGCGCCCCGGGTGCCGGTGGTCGGCCTGAGCGATCCCTCGCAGGTCAGCGGCTACCGCATCGTGCGCGAACTGGGCCGCGGCGGCATGGGTGTCGTGTACGAGGCGGAGCAGGAGCATCCGCGCCGCCGGGTGGCACTCAAAGTCCTCGGCGGCCTCGTCCCCGACACACGACACGTCCGGCTGTTCCAGCGCGAGATTCACACGCTTGCGCGGCTGGCGCACCCGGCGCTGGTGACCGTGTACGAGGCCGGGCAGACCGGCGACGGCCGGCCGTTCTTCACGATGGAGCTGGTGCAGGGCGTGCCGCTGGACGTGTACGCGCGCGAGCACGAGCTAACCGTGGGGGCGCGGCTGGAGCTGTTTGCGCAGATCTGCGCGGCGGTGGTCCATGCGCACGCCCACGGGGTCATTCATCGGGACCTCAAGCCCGCCAACATCCTGATCGACCCGGAGGGCCGGCCGCGCATTCTCGACTTCGGACTGGCGCGCGTCACCGACATGGATGTCACGGTGAGCATCGCGGCCACGGACTCCGGCCAGATTGCCGGCACCCTGGCCTACATGAGCCCGGAGCAGGCCCGCGGGCAGCCGGGGGACATCGACGAGCGCAGCGACGTGTACGCGCTGGGCGTCATTCTATACCAGTTGCTCACCGGGCAACTGCCCTACGAACTCCGTCAGGTTCTGCCGCACGAACGGCTGCGCATCATCTGCGAGGAGCCACCCCAGCGGCCCAGCGTCGTGCTGCGCGCGCTGCGCGGCGACCTCGAGACGATCGTGCTCAAAGCCCTGGAAAAGGACCCGGCGCACCGCTACGCAACGGCCGCGGAACTGGGGGCCGACATCCGCCGTTACCAGGCGGGCGAGCCGATCCAGGCTCGGCCGACGAGCGGCCTGTACGTGCTGCGTATGCGCCTGCTGCGGAATCGGCGTACGCTGACCATCGCGGCCGTTGTGGCGCTGCTGGCCCTGGGCGGCTGGGGGGTCGCTCAGGGTTGGCAGACCCACCAGGAGCACCTGCAACGTGCGCGGGAACTGGTGGCGGGCCGCAAGGCGCTGTTATCCCTGCAATCCCGACTGGAAAGCGGTGTGTTGGCGGACGCGCTCGGCCAGGCCGAGCTTGTACCGGGCATGTACCCGGAGTTGCCGGAGGCATGCCTGGTGCGGGCGCTGGCGCATTTCCGCCGGCCCGCCGGCGAGTCACGCCATAACGCCATCAGCACGCTGGAGGTGGCGCTCCGCGGCAACGCGCAGCGTTGGGAGTGTGCTGCCCTGCTCTCGGAGCTGTACCGGCAGGGCGGCAACGTGGAGCGCGCCAACGATCTGGCTGCGCAGGTGAAGTCCGCGGCGCCGGACACGGCCGAGGGCTGGTACCTGCGCTCGCTGGCGACGCTGGACGTCCGGTGGGCGCAGCAGTGCGCCGCGTTGGCCGTGCAGCGCGATCCAACGTACGTGCCGGCCTGGATGCGGCACACGCATCTCTGCGTGACCGCGCAGGACTGGACCGGCGCCCTGGCCGGCGCCGAAACGCTGATGCGCCTCGATGCCGCCGACTACCGGTGGGCCACGCTCCGTGGTGACCTGCTGGCGCGCACTGGGGCGCTGTCGGCGGCAATCGCCCAGTATTCGCAGCTCATCACGGTGGATGGGCACGAATACAACGCCTACCTGCAGCGCGCGATGGCATATCGCCTGCTCGGTGACTTGGACCGCGCCATCGCGGACTACACCACCTGCCTCAAGTTCCCGGTGGCCCCGGCAACCACGGTCTGGCCCCGCTTTCATCGCGCGACGGTGCTCTGGATGACCGGCCAGCGGGACGCCGCCCTGGAAGACTATGCCTGGATGCGCGCCCGCCTCGGGCGCGCCTTCTACGGCGATGCTCGGTCATACCTGATCCTGCGGGAACTCGGCCGCGACGACGACGCGGACACCGTGGTATGCCACGCGCTCGGCAGCGTCGCGGATGATCCGTGGCTCCTCAAGGTCCTGGAGTGTCTGCTGGCGCGCGCGCCGGAGGACCTGTTGGCCGCGGCCGTGCAAATGCCCAGCCCCACGCACGAGTGTGAGGCGGGTTATTACGCGGGCGAGCTGTACCGGCTGGCCGGCGACGCAGTTGCCGCGCGCCCGTGCTTCGAGCGTGCCGTGCGGACGGGCCTGGCCTTCGCGCACGACATTCCGCTGGTGCCGATGAACGAGTACGACCTGGCCGTGTGGCGCTTGGGGCAGTTGTCGCCGTGACCTGACGACGCTTCCCGCCTACCAGGGCTGGTGCGACGTTTCCACGTGACACGTCGGGAGGCTGGTGAGGAACCGACGCCCGTACGGCTTGCGCACGATGCGCGGATCGAGGATCACCACGATGCCGCGGTCGCTCTTGCTGCGAATGAGCCGACCGAAGCCCTGGCGGAACTTCAGCACCGCCTCCGGCAACTGGAAATCGTTGAACGGATTGCCGCCGCGCTGGCGAATCAGGTCGATCCGCGCCTCGACGGTCGGCCGGTCGGGGACGGCGAACGGCAGCTTCACGATGGTGACGTTGGACAGCGCCTCGCCGACCACATCGACGCCCTGCCAGAAGCTGTCGGTGCCGAAGATCACGGCGCGCGGCGTGACGCGAAACTTCTCCAGCATCTTCGAGCGGGGCAGCGACTCGCCCTGCAGGAGCAGCGTGTAGCCCTCGACGGCCAGCTCGTCGCGCACCAGCCGCGCCAGGTCGTTCAGCATCTTGTAGCTGGTGAACAGGACGAACGCCCGGCCCTCCGTCTGCCGCAGATAGTGAATCGCGGCCCGCGCCGCGGCCGCGACGAATTCATCACCGGCGCTTGGGTCCGGCAGGCCCGCCTCGATGTGGATGGTCACCTGGCGCTCAAAGTCGAACGGCGAACCGAGCCGCAGCGTGTCCGCCTCCGCAACGCCCAGGCGGCCCAGGAGATAGCTGAAGCCGTCATCATCCGCCGTCGCCAGCGTGGCGCTGGTCAGGATCGTGCTGGCGATGCGGCTGAACAGCAGCTCGTGCAGGATGGGGGCGACATCGAGCGGGGCAGCGCACAACGCGACCCGTGCGCCGCGACCAACCTCCGTGTCGATCCAGTACACATGCTCGTCATAGGCGCGCG is a genomic window containing:
- a CDS encoding sigma-70 family RNA polymerase sigma factor; its protein translation is MFLPASSPYNETSMMGIVDVPDTEVAAAAAGAKDARTRVLGLLAPRVRLMVLARLNPTILQGAAVDDVAEDVLLAVLAGLPRLEVRTLAGLRAFVSGVVTRKVADFIRGRGNGHRPERKVRSLDSTIADLSHAGPVWEFLSASGASPHSAVDQAERIARLMSELARLKDSYRQVITLAFFDQLPLSEIAEQMGLSRPAASMLLIRAVQALRQQVADLNTSGNHNGNQRAD
- a CDS encoding MBOAT family protein — its product is MTMAVLASLADILRSCGQYLAEPVLRTPWTDWRGFWLEKILDDRFVVVYFLPLVPLLLLLPRQRLRLGIVLTGLVFAVYLFGALYAALWLLTCIAFYWLAERFAIECRRTDVLPIGPPLAAITIVGGWYIVTMVLHKLSLPTPLNDWLFAHARWIFPLGTRGLPWEPFLLRLHESTASGQPAQLVYAMFWNAHNIGTAYLAARLLHYFSDLRHERIPAARRTLLNFLAYVCYAPTWIQGPIERYGVFQDELDTCHARRTWRNVPPALTRIGWGVLKSLIVTWYFHPLFWHVYGLGHVNTYYQHPEQIASFALLYFGVFLQIFGLYLEFSGYCDVSAGVARLLGYRQIENFNWPWFATSMRDFWRRWHISLSALLRDYLYIPFGGNRRHTTLNLCLTFFIIGLWHKLVPQVGIWGIVMGLMVAASQHWARWTKRLEAEPARPLARLRRGWLKLQPLPWLTDWLITQHLFVFSLLIFFGGAGALNVVREILRRVWQWLV
- a CDS encoding protein kinase, with protein sequence MATSAPTEHDGDPALPDRLDAALADFWRGDAAALEGLVAGAPGSGPPVEALFGDLHAAPRVPVVGLSDPSQVSGYRIVRELGRGGMGVVYEAEQEHPRRRVALKVLGGLVPDTRHVRLFQREIHTLARLAHPALVTVYEAGQTGDGRPFFTMELVQGVPLDVYAREHELTVGARLELFAQICAAVVHAHAHGVIHRDLKPANILIDPEGRPRILDFGLARVTDMDVTVSIAATDSGQIAGTLAYMSPEQARGQPGDIDERSDVYALGVILYQLLTGQLPYELRQVLPHERLRIICEEPPQRPSVVLRALRGDLETIVLKALEKDPAHRYATAAELGADIRRYQAGEPIQARPTSGLYVLRMRLLRNRRTLTIAAVVALLALGGWGVAQGWQTHQEHLQRARELVAGRKALLSLQSRLESGVLADALGQAELVPGMYPELPEACLVRALAHFRRPAGESRHNAISTLEVALRGNAQRWECAALLSELYRQGGNVERANDLAAQVKSAAPDTAEGWYLRSLATLDVRWAQQCAALAVQRDPTYVPAWMRHTHLCVTAQDWTGALAGAETLMRLDAADYRWATLRGDLLARTGALSAAIAQYSQLITVDGHEYNAYLQRAMAYRLLGDLDRAIADYTTCLKFPVAPATTVWPRFHRATVLWMTGQRDAALEDYAWMRARLGRAFYGDARSYLILRELGRDDDADTVVCHALGSVADDPWLLKVLECLLARAPEDLLAAAVQMPSPTHECEAGYYAGELYRLAGDAVAARPCFERAVRTGLAFAHDIPLVPMNEYDLAVWRLGQLSP
- a CDS encoding Mut7-C RNAse domain-containing protein, producing the protein MAGDESAHAPRVACDAMCGGLARWLRVLGVDSSYTPGIDDGDLVAHALAEHRIVLSSDGKLFERRVFATGALRGVRLPVGLKLLDQVRFVVRELQIQPEFPRCTLCNGELDAIGREEVADVVPARSLIWTTEFYRCRACRHVFWEGTHWRRIRAVRDRIAGDGRSLTSEAASSDNSL